The nucleotide sequence GCCGATGCTGTGAAAGCCAAATTAAACGTAGAAAACAGCGAGTACAAAATACAAGAAGTTCGTGCTAATGCTTTACCACAAATTAGTGCTAACGGAGGTTTAACGTATAATGCTATTATTCCTCAAATGGCTTTGGTAATGGGCGATCAGGTACAGGTAATTCAAATGGGAACGCCTTGGCAATCAAACGCCACACTATCGTTAAATCAACAATTATTTAATCAAGCCGTTTTCACAGGGTTAAAAGCTGCAAAAACCACACGCGAATTCTATAAAATAAACGCACAGCTAACCGAAGAACAAGTTATTGAAAAGGTTGCCAACAGTTATTACGAAGTTTATAAAACCGAATCGCAACTTAAAACAATAGATAAAACCATTGAAAACACCACCCGTGTTCGCGATGTTATTCAAAGTTTGTACGATAATGGTTTGGCAAAAAAAATAGATTTAGACAGAACCAACGTTACTTTAAACAATCTGAAAAGTAATCGTCAGCAATTAGTAAATGCCTTACAGTTGCAAGAAAATGCGTTAAAATATTTAATTGGTATGGATATGAATCAAGATATCAATATGCCTGAAAATACGTTTGAAGTAACTAAACATGCTTTGGTTGACGAAAGTGTTAACATTGAAAACAGAACCGAAATAAAGTTACTAGAAAAACAAAGCGAATTATTAACATTAAACAAAAAAGCAATTACCGCAGAAGGGTATCCAAATTTAAGTATGAACGCAAATATTGGTTATAATGGTTTTGGTGATACATTTCCGTGGTTTGCAAAACCTGCCGATGGTGTATATTGGTCAGGAACTTCAGCGATAGGTTTAAATTTAACCATTCCTATTTTTAATGGTGGATCAATTCGCGCAAAGGTAAAACAAGCACAGATTGATATTGAAAAACTAGAAGCAGATAAACGAGATACCCGTTTAGCTTTAGATATGGCTTTAAGAAATGCCGTAACACAACTAAACAATTCTTTAATCACGCTAAACACACAAAAAGAAAATGTGAATTTGGCTAAAGAAGTATTAACAAACATAGAAAACAATTATAAATTTGGTTTGGCAACCTTAACCGATTTATTAGACGCAGAAACGCAGTATGCCGACGCACAAAACAATCACACCAATGCTTTACTAGATTATAAAGTTGCCGAAATACAGCTTATTAAAGCAAAAGGAGAATTAAAATCATTAACAGAAGAATAAAACTAATTGCATTTAAAAATGAAAAAAGTCATCATAACAGGAATAGTAATAATTGCCGCTTTAGCAGGAATTATGTACGTTTTAAATAAAAACAAAGCAAACAGCGAAGCACAAACCGCAATTGTTGCACAAAAAAATGCAGCTGTAGCTGTACGTGTTGAAACAGCCGATTTTAAAAACGTAAATGGCGAATACGTTGCAAATGGTGTTTTTGCACCTAAGCAAGAAGTGAAAATTTCTGCCGAAACTGCCGGTATCGTTACAAAAGTTTTGGTTAAAGAAGGATCTTTTGTTAGTGCAGGACAAACACTTGCCGTAATTAAAGCAGACAAACAAAATGTAAACGTAAGTAACGCTCAGGCAAATTACAACAACGCTAAAGCAGAAGTAGAGCGTTACCAAAGTGCTTATGCAACAGGCGGTGTAACCAAACAACAGTTAGATCAAATGAAACTGCAATTGATTAACGCTAAAAACAACCTACAAAGTGCACAAATTACCGCTGGTGATGTAAACATTAAGGCATCGTTTTCTGGTATTGTAAATAAAAAAAGTGTTGAACCAGGTGCGTACGCAAACCCAGGAACCGAATTATTCGAAATCGTAAATGTATCTACTTTAAAATTAAAAGTAAAGGTTGACGAGAAAAATGTAGGAAGCTTAAAATTAGGTCAGTCTATTAAAGTAGAATCGCCTGTTGTTGCCGATAAAGAATTTACAGGAAAAATATCGTTTATTGCCCCAAAAGCAGACGAAAGCTTAAATTTCCCTGTAGAGCTTGAAATTCAAAACAATGCTGCAAACGATCTAAAAGCCGGTATGTACGGTAACGCTTATTTTGGTAACAGCCAAATGGCAAACGTATTAATTGTTCCGCGTACAGCATTTGTTGGTAGTGTAAGTTCTAACCAAGTGTTTGTTTACAAAGAAGGAAAAGCCGTATTAACCAAAGTGGTTTCGGGAAGAACTTTTGGTGATGCCATTGAGGTTATTTCCGGAATTGAAAAAGGCACAAAGGTAATTACTTCGGGACAAATAAATTTAGCAAACGGTACTGCTGTTGAAATCATTAAATAAAATTAGCTGTAAGCTATAAGCCGTAAGCACGCTGCTTATTGCCTAAAGTTTATCGCCTAAAGCAAAAATATAAATGAAAATATCTGAAATATCAATAAAAAGACCCAGTGTTATCATCGTACTTTTTTCGATGTTGATACTTGGTGGTATTGCATCATACCTTAGTATGGGATACGAATTAATTCCTAAGTTTGATGTAAACGTAATTAACGTGCAAACAGTTTATCCTGGTGCGGCACCATCAGAAGTTGAAACTTCGGTAACAAAAGTAATTGAAGATGCGGTTTCATCGTTAGAAAACGTTAAAAAGCTTGAATCGAAATCTATGGAAGGTGTATCGGTAGTAATGATTACCCTTAATACCGGAGCCGATGTAAACTTTTTACTTACCGATGCCCAACGTAAAATTAATGCCGTAATAAACGATTTGCCCGAAGATGCAAAAACACCTTCGCTAAACAAATTCTCTTTAGATGATGTTCCTATTATGAACCTTTCAATAACATCATCTTTAACAGAAAAAGAATTATACGATTTATTAGATCAAAAAATACAACCGGTTTTTGCCCGTATTAACGGTGTTGCAAAAGTTGACTTGGTTGGTGGCGAAGAACGTGAAATTCAGGTAAGTGTTAAACCAGAAAAATTAGCAGGTTACGGCTTAACAATAAGCCAGGTTCAGCAAGTTTTAGCACAATCTAATATGGATTTCCCAACGGGGAATATTAAAACAAAAAATAACCAAACAACCATTCGTTTATCTGGTAAATTTACGTCGTTAGATCAAATGCGAAACCTGCCAATTACAACCCCAAGCGGAACATCGATCCGTTTAAGTGATATTGCCGAGGTACAGGACGGAATTAAAGACATTGAAAAAATTGCACGTATTGGTCAAAAAAACACCATCTTAATGCAGGTGTACAAACAGTCTGATGCCAATGCAGTAGAAGTTTCAGAAGCTGTTAAACAAACAATTGCCGTAAAAGATGGCGACGGAAAAATTGTAAGCGGTATAGAAAAAGATTATAAAGCCCAAAACATTCAAATATCTATTGCATCAGATTCAACAGACTATACCATTAATGCGGCAAACCACGTAATGGTCGATTTAGCAATCGCAGTAGCTTTGGTAGCGTTTATTATGTTGTTTTTCTTACACAGTTTGCGCGATGCCGCTATTGCAACCATTGCCATTCCGTTATCGTTAATAGCAACTTTTATCGGGTTAAATTTATTTGGATACACCTTAAACTTAATGTCGTTACTTGGTTTATCGCTGGTGGTAGGTATTTTGGTAGATGATGCCATTGTGGTTATCGAAAATATTCACCGCCATATGGAAATGGGTAAAAATAAAGTACGTGCCGCTTATGACGGGGCTGCCGAAATTGGCTTTACCGTAACGGCAATTACCCTGGTTATTGTTGTGGTATTTTTACCAATTGCATTATCAACCGGTTTGGTATCCGATATTTTACGTCAGTTCTGTGTTACCGTAGTTATTGCAACGTTGTTGTCGTTAGTTGTTTCGTTTACCGTGGTGCCTTGGTTGTACTCTCGTTTTGGTAAACTGTCACACATTAGTAAACATTCGTTCTTCGGAAAAATACTTTACGGTTTCGAGGCTGGTTTGGGTAAACTTACAAACGGAATTTCGGGCATTTTAGAGTGGTCGTTAAAAAACCGTAAAAACAAGATTATTGCTTTATTGGTTACTTTATTGTTGTTCTTTTCATCGATAGGATTAGTTGGAGCAGGATACATCGGAGGAGATTTCTTCCCAAGCAGTGATAAAGAAGAATTTTTATTACAGTTTGAATTACCTAAAGACGCATCAATTGAACAAACCAATTTATTGACACAAAAAGCCGAAGCATATCTTGCTAAACGACCTGAAATAGAAAAAATGATTACAACCGTTGGTCAGGCTTCAGATGGTATGATGACCACTTCGGGTACAAAATACAAATCGGAAATTCAGATCTTTTTAAAAGACGGAAACAGCAAAATAGAACCAACAAAAGTGTATTCTGCAAAACTAAAACGCGAAATGGAAGCTCTTTTAGTTGGAGTAAAAGTTAAAACGGTAGAAGTGGGTATTATGGGAGCAGAACAAGCACCGCTTATGCTAACCGTAATTGCATCAAGCCAAGAAGATGCGTTGGAATATGCACAGAAAGCTGCCGATTTATTACAAAAAATTCCTGGATCGCGTGAAATTAGATTAACATCCGAAGACGGAAACCCTGAAGTTGTTGTAAAATTAGACCGCGATAAAATGAACGCTTTAGGTTTAAATGTTGCAACTGTTGGTATGACTATGCAAACAGCATTTGCCGGAAACGACGATATGAAATACCGTGCCGGTGATACCGAATACGATATTAGAGTACGTTATGACGAAATTGGTCGTGGTACAATTGAAGACGTTAGATCGTTAAAATTTATCAACAACAAAGGTCAATCAATTATGTTAGAACAGTTTGCGGATATTACCTATGGTTCGGGACCAACATTATTAGAACGTCGCGATAAATCTCCGTCGGTTTCTGTACAGGCACAAGTTGTAGGTAAATCAGAAGGTACAATTGCTACCGAATGGGAAGAGCAATTTTCTAAATTAGAATTAAAACCGGGGGTTTCATTTAAATGGGGCGGTAACAAAGAAAATCAAGACGAAGGTTTTGGTACTTTAGGTATTGCTTTATTAGCCGCTATTTTATTAGTGTATGCCGTAATGGTAATTCTTTACGACAGTTTCTCTAAACCGTTCATTATCTTGTTCTCTATTCCGTTATCGTTCATTGGGGCGTTATTATTCTTAGCATTAACCAACCAATCGTTAAATATCTTTACCATTTTAGGTATCATTATGTTAATTGGTCTGGTTGCAAAGAATGCCATTATGCTGGTTGATTTTGCCAACCATAAAAAAGATTTGGGTTACAGCACGTACGATGCCTTGGTTGCAGCCAACCACGCACGTTTTCGCCCTATCTTAATGACAACAATTGCAATGGTTATAGGTATGTTACCAATTGCAATGGCAACAGGCGATGGTGCCGATATGAACCGTGGTTTAGCAATTGTAATTATTGGTGGTTTATTATCATCGTTATTTTTAACCTTAATTATTGTACCTGTTATTTATTCTATTTTCGATGGAATTGGTCGCAGATTTGGAAAAGGTAAAAAAGCAAATTACGAAGAATTAATGGAAGCCGATTACGAAGAAAACGAAAATTACGTTGATGAATTCGGTGAAAAACAAAACTAATTTTTTTCTATATTTTAAGAAACGACCTTCGGGTCGTTTTTTTGTTTTATAAGTTCATTAACAAGGTTTTAAATAAAAATAAATTACATTTATAACCTTAATTTTTTAAATTGTATTGCTATGGACAGATTAGAATTAGAAGGAAAATGGAACAAAATAAAAGGATCCGTTAAACAAAAATACGCCGATTGGTTTAACAACGATACAACTTTTGCAGAAGGAAAATTAGAGGAATACATTGGAAAAATCCAACAAAAAACCGGCAGAACCAAAGAAGACATCGAACAAGAAATCCGCGATTGGAAAGACGATAACAATCACCTTTAAACCACAATTAAACAATTTATTAAAATAGGCAGCCATATTTGTTGCCTATTTTGTTTTTTAAATCTTTTTTTTGCTACTTTTAGTAAACAAATCAATAAGAAAAAAAGAACTATGAGCGAGTACACACTAGCAGCGTTTGTTGAAAAAACTAAACAAAAGGAGCGGGAACACGATTATTTTGAGATAGAAAAACCTCAAATGTTAGAAATTAATTTAAACAACCAATTCGTTTGGACAAAAAACGGAAGTATGGTTGCTTATGTTGGAAACATTAAATTTGAACGCGAAGGTATGCTTTCTGGCGGTATAGGCAATTTGTTAAAAAAAACACTTACAGGCGAAGGTGCAAAACTAATGAAAGCCAGCGGAACCGGTCGTTTGTATGTTGCCGATTCTGGTAAAAAAGTACAGATTTTACAATTGCAGGGGGAGTCGATCTGTGTAAACGGAAACGATATTTTAGCACACGATCAAACCATTAAAAACGAAATTACAATGCTTAAAAGCATTGCAGGGATGATGTCTGGCGGATTGTTTCAAATTCGTTTAACAGGCAATGGTCACGTAGCAATTTCTACGCACGGCGATCCGTTAACATTGTTGGTAAAACCGGGCGAACCTGTATTTACCGATCCTAATGCTACCGTAGCGTGGTCGGGCAATTTAAAACCAGAATTAAAAACCAATGTGTCGTTTGAAAGTTTATTAGGACGTGGCAGCGGCGAAGAATTCCAAATGATGTTCCAAGGCGAAGGCTGGGTGCTAATTCAACCTTACGAAGAAGTATATTTCCAACAGAAATAATTTAAAAGTGATCATTCAAACACAACGATTAACAATAAGATCCATTGATTTTAAAGACAGTGTTCAGGTTTATAAGTATCGAAGCAATCCCGAAATCAATCAATATTTAAGTTTTGTACCTGAATCTATAGAAGAGGTAGATCAGTTTATAGCAAAAAATCCAAAAGAATTCAATTTACCCGAAACATGGTTTCAGTTGGCAATTGTGCTTAAAGAAACAAGTGAAGTTATTGGTGATATAGGCGTCCATTTTTTTGGAAAAGAAAATAAGCAGGTAGCATTGGGATACACCCTAAGTAACCTTCATCAAAATAAAGGTTTTGCCACTGAAGCCCTTAAAAATGTAATCGATTTTTTATTTACAAATTTAAACAAACACCGTATTGTTTTATCAATCGATCCTGAAAACAAAGCGTCTATAAAGCTAGCCAAACGATTGGGATTTCGTAAAGAAGGTCATTTTGTAAAAAGTTTGTTTTTTAAAAACCAGTGGGTTGACGACGTTGTTTTTGCATTATTAAAAGAAGAATGGTTAAAAACCTAATTTGTTTAAAATAAAAAGGGAAGTTACCTTCCCTTTTCATTACGAGTTTTCCTTAAAAAAGGAAAAGTTCATACACTTAACTAAAAACATTCAAAAACTACGATTTATAATTTATTTAAACAAATACTGTGTTTAAATTTGTTGGCAAAAGCAATACTAAAAAGCATCTCTTTGCTAACAACTCTTTCTCATAATTATTTGATAAAAATAAAGCAAATGTCATACCAAAACTATAAATCCCCATAAAACCATTATTTTTTCGTTATTTGTGTAGAAAAAAATGTAGATATTTTTCACAAAATTCCTAATTCAAGTAATTTCATTACAATTTAAACTATTTACAATAATTAAGTACATTTGTAAAAACAATAATAGAATGCTTATAATTGGTATTGCTGGCGGAACCGGAAGCGGTAAAACAACTGTTGTTCACCAAATAATGAACGAATTACCGGAAACCGAAGTAGGTATTATTTCGCAAGATTCGTATTACAAAGCAAATAACCATTTAAGTATGGACGAACGGGCGTTGATTAATTTTGATCATCCAAGAGCCATTGATTTTAATTTACTTTGTAACCATTTAAAAGAATTGAAACAAGGCAAAAGCATTAACCAGCCGGTTTATTCGTTTGTGCATCACAACAGAACCGATGATTATATTTTAACGCATCCGCGAAAAGTAATGATTGTAGAAGGAATTTTGATATTGACCAATCCGGAATTAAGAGAATTGTTTGATATTAAAATTTTTGTACACGCAGATTCAGACGAACGGTTAATCAGAAGATTAAAACGCGATATTGTAGAACGAGGTCGTGATATGGACGAAGTGTTAAACAGGTATCAAACCACACTGAAACCAATGCACGAGCAGTTTATTGAACCGTCAAAGGCGTATGCAGACATCATTATTCCAAACGATAAATACAACACCGTAGCCATTGATATTGTTCAAACGGTTATCAATAAAAAAATTAACGATTAAAATGAAACAAAAAATCGACGCTCTCTTAGTAAAATATCCATTTTTAAAATGGGTCACTAATCGATTTGTTTTAGTAACCTTATTTTTTATTCTTTGGTTGTTGTTTTTTGATACGTATGCTTATTTTGACCACAGAATTATTGATAAAGAAATAAATAAATTAGAAGATAACCGCAATTATTATCAGGGTGAAATCAACAACGACGATAAAAATATCAAAAAACTGTACCGTAAAGAAGAAGTTGAACGATATGCCCGAGAGAAATATTATATGAAGCGCGAAAATGAAGACATTTATATTATTGACAGCGATAAAGAATATCCAACAGAAGAAACTAATTAACAAATCAATACAGCAATATGTTATTTAACGATTTTGAAAAAGTAACATCAAAACAATGGAAAAATCAAATTCAGTACGAATTAAAAGGTGCCGATTATAACGATACATTGGTTTGGGAAAGTTTAGAAGGCATTAAGGTTAAACCTTTCTATCATAACGATGAAGATAGCGTAACCACAGGCGTTTCTACACAAAACTCTAACTTTTCTATTGTTCAGGAAATTTATGTTTTCGATACAGAAAAATCAATCGCAAAAGCAAACGAAGTCTTAAAACGCGGTGCAGAAAGCATTCGTTTCATCATTCCTTCAAACCAAATAAACGTTGTAAACATCATTAATCAATTACAGCAGCAGCCAAAAGCGGTTTACTTGCAATTATTGTTTTTAGATGCCAATGTTGTGGAACAGATAAATACCGAAGCTGCAAAATTACAGTTTGAAGTTTTTGTTTTGATCGATCCTATTCATCAGTTAACTTTTGATGGAAATTTTTATAAAGACGGAACTTCAGATTTTGAAGCCTTGAATAAAATCAACCAAAAAGCCAATAACATCAATTGGTTAACCGTAAAAGCAACCACGTACCAAAACGCAGGTGCAAATATGGTTCAGCAAATTGCCTACACGCTTGCACATACCAACGAATATTTAAACCGAATTGAAAACTTCGATAAAAACATCACGGTTGAAGTCGCTGTTGGCGGAAATTATTTCTTTGAGATTGCTAAACTGCGCGCTATGCGTTTGTCGTTAAATGCGTTGGCAGAAGCTTATGCAACAAACATTACGTTTCATATTCTTGCGAAACCGACTCATCGCAATAAAACCATTTACGATTACAACGTAAATATGCTGCGAACAACTACCGAGTGTATGAGTGCCGTTTTGGGTGGAGCCGATGCGGTTGAAAATTTAGCTTATGATACCATTTTTCATAAAACCAACGAATTTGGCGACCGTATTTCAAGAAATCAATTGCTGATTTTAAAGGAAGAAAGTTATTTTGATAAAGTGAACAATCCGGCAGATGGTGCTTATTACATAGAAAGTTTAACACAGCAGTTAGCAGAAAAAGGTTTGGAACTTTTTAAAGATATCGAAAAAAACGGCGGATTAATTTCACAGTTGATCGAAGGAACCATTCAGCGAAAAATCAATGAAGCGGCTACAAAAGAACAAGAATTATTCAATTCGGGTAAGGAAGTTTTATTGGGAACAAACAAATATCCAAATGCACAAGACAAAATGAGTCACGATTTAGAGTTGTATCCTTTTGTAAAACAAAATCCGCGTAAAACATTAATTACTCCGATCATTGAAAAACGTTTGGCAGAAGCTTTAGAACAAGAACGTTTAGCTAAAGAATAATTTTTGTAACTTTCAGAAAAAGAAGATTATGGAAGCAATCAGAGAAATAGTTAAAGTAAAAAACCGACAGGTAATTATTAATTTACCCGACGATTTTAATGCCGATGAAGTTGAAGTAATTGTATTAAAAACAATTGAAGACGAACTTTCTGAAGAACAAAAAACAATTTTAGAAAACCGCCTTAATGAACCTGAAACAGAATATATTACATCACAAGAATCATTAGATCTTTTGAAAAAAAAATATGGTTTTTAAGGTAATTGTTTCAAAAAGAGCTCAACAAGAAATTGAAAATGCGATAGCGTATTATAATGAAATAAATAAGTCTTTAGCTCAAAGGTTTTATAATGCTGTAGAGACTAATTATAAAAAATTGGAGACAAATCCTTATTTTCAAAATAGATATAAAGAATTTAGGGCAATACCTTTAAAGAAATTCCCTTTTCTAATTTTCTATCATGTTGATGAGGATAAACATATAATAAAAATACTTTCTTGCTTTCACACATCAAGAAGTACCAAGAAATATCCAGAATAGTAAATATTCAGAAATTAAAATTATTAATGAATTTGAAGATTATTTAAAAAATTCATGAGAAAAAACATACAAAATATACAATTACCACAGCAAAAGAAAACGGTTACCAATAATCTAAATTCTTTTGAAACTGCCGAAGGTATCCAAGTAAAGCAAACTTATACGTTAGCCGATGTTGAAGCATTAGAACATATTGGTTTTGGTGCCGGTTTTGCACCTAATTTACGCGGACCTTATGCCACCATGTACGTTCGCCGCCCGTGGACTATCCGTCAGTACGCAGGTTTTTCAACCGCCGAAGAAAGTAATGCTTTTTACAGAAGAAATTTAGCTGCCGGGCAAAAAGGACTTTCGGTTGCGTTTGATTTAGCTACACACCGCGGCTACGATTCTGACCACGAACGTGTGGTGGGCGATGTTGGTAAAGCCGGCGTAGCAATCGACTCGGTTGAAGATATGAAAATCTTATTTGATCAGATTCCTTTAGATGAAATGTCGGTTTCTATGACCATGAACGGCGCTGTTTTACCTATTTTGGCATTTTACATTGTAGCAGCAAAAGAACAAGGTGTCGATGAAAAACTACTTTCAGGAACCATTCAAAACGATATTTTAAAGGAGTTTATGGTGCGTAACACGTACATTTATCCACCTACGCCCTCAATGAAAATCATTGCTGATATTTTTGATTATACCAGCAAAAATATGCCTAAATTCAACTCGATTTCTATATCGGGTTACCATATGCAAGAAGCCGGTGCTACCGCAGATATTGAGTTGGCTTATACCCTTGCCGATGGTTTAGAATACATTCGCACGGGCTTGGCTGCCGGAATGAAAGTTGATGAATTTGCACCTCGCCTTTCATTTTTCTGGGCAATTGGTATGAATCATTTTATGGAGATTGCCAAAATGCGCGCCGGTAGAATGATTTGGGCTAAATTGATAAAACAGTTTAATACCAATTCAGAAAAATCGTTGGCGTTGCGTACACACTGCCAAACTTCGGGGTGGAGTTTAACCGAGCAAGATCCGTTTAACAATGTGGCTCGTACGGCTATTGAAGCTGCTGCTGCTGCTTTTGGTGGAACACAATCGTTACACACCAATGCGTTAGATGAAGCTATTGCCCTACCAACCGATTTTTCGGCTCGAATTGCCCGTAATACGCAGATTTTCTTACAAGAAGAAACCAAGATTTGTAAAACGGTTGATCCATGGGCAGGAAGTTATTATGTGGAAAGTTTAACGGCGGAGATTGCTGAAAAAGCTTGGAAATTAATTGAAGAAGTAGAATCTTATGGCGGAATGACCAAAGCTATTGAAGCCGGAATTCCTAAAATGCGGATCGAAGAAGCTGCGGCTCGTAAACAGGCTCGTATCGATTCTGGTCA is from Flavobacterium dauae and encodes:
- the scpA gene encoding methylmalonyl-CoA mutase, giving the protein MRKNIQNIQLPQQKKTVTNNLNSFETAEGIQVKQTYTLADVEALEHIGFGAGFAPNLRGPYATMYVRRPWTIRQYAGFSTAEESNAFYRRNLAAGQKGLSVAFDLATHRGYDSDHERVVGDVGKAGVAIDSVEDMKILFDQIPLDEMSVSMTMNGAVLPILAFYIVAAKEQGVDEKLLSGTIQNDILKEFMVRNTYIYPPTPSMKIIADIFDYTSKNMPKFNSISISGYHMQEAGATADIELAYTLADGLEYIRTGLAAGMKVDEFAPRLSFFWAIGMNHFMEIAKMRAGRMIWAKLIKQFNTNSEKSLALRTHCQTSGWSLTEQDPFNNVARTAIEAAAAAFGGTQSLHTNALDEAIALPTDFSARIARNTQIFLQEETKICKTVDPWAGSYYVESLTAEIAEKAWKLIEEVESYGGMTKAIEAGIPKMRIEEAAARKQARIDSGQDIIVGVNKYRLEKEDPLQILEVDNQVVRQQQIERLNTIKATRNNDKVEQSLAALTNAAKTGEGNLLALAVTAAENRVTLGEISDALEAIYGRYKAQIKTISGVYNKEIKTDENFAKAKQLADDFAKKEGRRPRIMIAKMGQDGHDRGAKVVATGYADVGFDVDMGPLFQTPAEAAKQAVENDVHILGVSSLAAGHKTLVPQVIEELKKYGREDIMVIVGGVIPAQDYQYLFDSGAVAVFGPGTRIADAAITILNVLLDTE